One genomic window of Haloarchaeobius salinus includes the following:
- a CDS encoding DUF1508 domain-containing protein, which produces MATDDKEGGTLVSAYEDRIGAANTGDEAYGYWVFAVGVVLGVAGIALFLTSESATTIREASIVLAAAGIALLVAGPVIRLPLQRTATYTTYIGLAMCAIAVVWFTVVFPIDWSTTTGNQPVAILYALGIAIIGVGGVFVPLVSATETRTGAAAAQASQRASELEAELESVRRERDDLADERDDLARQVDEGAAASEQASADAETTQAALRDELESVRQERDDLARKVEEGAAASEQASADAETERAEHEAEVEALSAELDSLRTSSAQFELYPDRKGKYRWRLRHRNGNIVATGGQGYTRKHNAQKGLQSVRRNALGAAVVQPAPPEATEEEAEEPVEEVLDDVPLLPAVTGGDESDGTFELFEDRGGEWRWRLRHRNGKIIADSGEGYSTRSGLTRALEGVRRNVGSADYLQFDPASFEVFRDRGGKWRWRLVHRNGNIMADSGQGYTRRRDAKRAIDSVRNGLESGSLEFESYEDKGGEHRWRLLAGNGELVADSGEGYASADGLEDAVERVRKYAADADALDVGRAIFEVYEDRGGKWRWRLRHRNGNIIADCGQGYGSRHGVHDAIESVKRNAPTASEEAEDDDEE; this is translated from the coding sequence ATGGCAACAGATGACAAGGAAGGCGGCACACTGGTGTCGGCCTACGAGGATCGAATCGGGGCGGCGAACACGGGGGACGAGGCGTACGGCTACTGGGTGTTCGCGGTGGGGGTCGTACTCGGCGTCGCCGGAATCGCCCTGTTTCTGACCAGCGAGAGCGCGACGACGATACGAGAGGCGAGCATCGTCCTGGCTGCGGCGGGCATCGCGCTGCTGGTCGCGGGACCGGTCATCAGGCTCCCGCTCCAGCGAACCGCAACGTACACGACGTACATCGGTCTGGCGATGTGCGCCATCGCTGTCGTCTGGTTCACCGTCGTCTTCCCCATCGACTGGAGCACGACGACGGGGAACCAGCCGGTCGCCATCCTGTACGCGCTCGGTATCGCGATCATCGGCGTCGGTGGGGTGTTCGTCCCGCTCGTGAGCGCGACCGAGACGCGGACGGGTGCGGCGGCGGCGCAGGCGAGCCAGCGTGCATCCGAACTCGAAGCCGAACTGGAGTCGGTCAGGCGGGAACGCGACGACCTCGCGGACGAACGCGACGACCTCGCGCGACAGGTCGATGAGGGGGCGGCAGCGAGCGAGCAGGCCAGCGCCGACGCCGAGACGACGCAGGCGGCGCTCCGAGACGAACTCGAATCCGTCAGGCAGGAGCGCGACGACCTCGCCCGGAAAGTCGAGGAGGGCGCGGCAGCGAGCGAGCAGGCCAGCGCCGACGCCGAGACGGAGCGGGCCGAGCACGAGGCCGAGGTGGAGGCACTGTCTGCCGAGCTCGACTCGCTGCGGACGAGCAGCGCGCAGTTCGAGCTGTACCCGGATCGGAAGGGGAAGTACCGCTGGCGGCTCCGCCACCGCAACGGGAACATCGTCGCCACGGGCGGGCAGGGCTACACCCGGAAGCACAACGCCCAGAAGGGGCTCCAGAGCGTGCGGCGGAACGCACTCGGTGCCGCCGTCGTGCAGCCGGCCCCACCGGAGGCGACGGAGGAGGAAGCCGAGGAGCCGGTCGAGGAGGTGCTCGACGACGTGCCGCTGCTCCCCGCGGTCACCGGGGGCGACGAGAGCGACGGCACCTTCGAGCTGTTCGAGGACCGGGGCGGGGAGTGGCGCTGGCGGCTCCGCCACCGCAACGGGAAGATCATCGCCGACTCGGGTGAGGGCTACTCGACCCGGAGCGGCCTGACCCGGGCACTCGAGGGCGTCCGGCGGAACGTCGGGTCGGCGGACTACCTCCAGTTCGACCCGGCCTCGTTCGAGGTGTTCCGTGACCGCGGTGGGAAGTGGCGCTGGCGGCTGGTCCACCGGAACGGCAACATCATGGCCGACTCCGGGCAGGGGTACACGCGCCGCCGGGACGCGAAGCGCGCCATCGACTCGGTCCGGAACGGGCTCGAGAGCGGTTCGCTGGAGTTCGAGAGCTACGAGGACAAGGGTGGCGAGCATCGCTGGCGGCTGCTCGCGGGCAATGGCGAACTTGTCGCCGACTCGGGCGAGGGCTACGCCTCCGCGGACGGGCTGGAGGACGCCGTCGAGCGCGTGCGCAAGTACGCAGCCGACGCCGACGCGCTCGACGTCGGCCGCGCCATCTTCGAGGTGTACGAGGACCGGGGCGGGAAGTGGCGCTGGCGGCTCCGCCACCGCAACGGCAACATCATCGCGGACTGCGGGCAGGGCTACGGCAGCCGGCACGGGGTCCACGACGCCATCGAGAGCGTCAAGCGGAACGCGCCGACTGCATCGGAGGAAGCAGAGGACGACGACGAGGAGTGA
- a CDS encoding aminopeptidase, protein MDERVREHAEILVEDCTEIERGDNVTVTGPPEAEELAVAIAELLGEKGAHPQTRLQSSRVNRAYMLAADPEDFDTPSHTLAAAEETDAFISIRGSANMFETSDVPPEKNQARSQHMKPIQETVMESNWVVTQYPAPGDAQKAEMSTEAYEEFVWGAINKDWDEQYEFQEQMVEIMDPAEEVRIVSGETTDITMSVAGNITINDTAENNMPGGEVFTAPVPDSVEGEVLFDKPLMAQGREVTNVYLRFEDGKVVEHSAEKNEEVLSAVLDTDEGARRLGELGIGMNRDIDRFTYNMLFDEKMGDTIHLALGRAYEKNIGEDNEGNDSVVHQDMIVDMSEDSFIEVDGEVVQRDGTFRFEDGFEE, encoded by the coding sequence ATGGACGAACGCGTTCGGGAACACGCCGAGATACTCGTCGAGGACTGCACCGAGATAGAACGCGGCGACAACGTCACCGTCACGGGACCGCCCGAGGCGGAGGAGCTCGCGGTCGCCATCGCGGAGCTGCTCGGCGAGAAGGGCGCGCACCCACAGACACGCCTCCAGTCGAGCCGCGTCAACCGCGCGTACATGCTCGCGGCCGACCCCGAGGATTTCGACACGCCCTCCCACACGCTCGCCGCCGCCGAGGAGACCGACGCCTTCATCTCCATCCGTGGCTCCGCGAACATGTTCGAGACGAGCGACGTGCCCCCGGAGAAGAACCAGGCACGGAGCCAGCACATGAAGCCCATCCAGGAGACGGTGATGGAGTCGAACTGGGTCGTCACGCAGTACCCAGCGCCGGGCGACGCCCAGAAGGCCGAGATGAGCACCGAGGCGTACGAGGAGTTCGTCTGGGGCGCTATCAACAAGGACTGGGACGAGCAGTACGAGTTCCAGGAGCAGATGGTCGAGATCATGGACCCCGCCGAGGAGGTCCGCATCGTCTCCGGCGAGACGACCGACATCACGATGTCCGTCGCCGGGAACATCACCATCAACGACACCGCCGAGAACAACATGCCCGGCGGCGAGGTGTTCACCGCGCCGGTGCCCGACAGCGTCGAGGGCGAGGTGCTGTTCGACAAGCCGCTGATGGCGCAGGGTCGCGAGGTCACGAACGTCTACCTCCGGTTCGAGGACGGCAAGGTCGTCGAGCACAGCGCCGAGAAGAACGAGGAGGTGCTCTCGGCGGTGCTCGACACGGACGAGGGTGCGCGCCGGCTGGGCGAGCTCGGTATCGGCATGAACCGCGACATCGACCGGTTCACCTACAACATGCTGTTCGACGAGAAGATGGGCGACACCATCCACCTCGCGCTCGGCCGGGCCTACGAGAAGAACATCGGCGAGGACAACGAGGGCAACGACTCGGTCGTCCACCAGGACATGATCGTCGACATGAGCGAGGACTCGTTCATCGAGGTCGACGGCGAGGTCGTCCAGCGCGACGGGACGTTCAGGTTCGAGGACGGGTTCGAGGAGTAG
- a CDS encoding creatininase family protein yields the protein MYLADQAWPDLGDYFAEESLAVVPLGSTEQHGPHLPESTDHVIAENLARAAADRAGYLCTPTVNVGVSMHHRQFHGTMSVDPPAFRDYVESMTRSLTHHGIDRVVYVNAHGGNMQHLREVGRRLRDDRVAFAVEWMWDESIPDLVDELFEHNGPHGGPKETAMLQYLDPENVHDDRLADARDGGRVNLEDGEPTIHGARNYYDAIDNSPNGVFGDQTDATAEKGEQLFEAATEQLVALLEWLDDQPFDGLMAEPHVDPQPGSRR from the coding sequence ATGTACCTCGCCGACCAGGCGTGGCCGGACCTCGGGGACTACTTCGCCGAGGAGTCGCTCGCAGTCGTCCCGCTCGGGTCGACGGAGCAGCACGGGCCACACCTCCCCGAGAGCACCGACCACGTGATCGCCGAGAACCTCGCCCGCGCGGCGGCCGACCGCGCCGGCTACCTCTGTACGCCGACGGTGAACGTGGGCGTGAGCATGCACCACCGGCAGTTCCACGGGACGATGTCGGTCGACCCGCCCGCCTTCCGCGACTACGTCGAGAGCATGACGCGGAGTCTCACCCACCACGGCATCGACCGCGTCGTCTACGTCAACGCCCACGGCGGCAACATGCAGCACCTCCGCGAGGTCGGACGGCGGCTCCGCGACGACCGCGTGGCCTTCGCCGTCGAGTGGATGTGGGACGAATCCATCCCCGACCTCGTCGACGAGCTGTTCGAGCACAACGGTCCCCACGGCGGCCCGAAGGAGACCGCCATGCTGCAGTACCTCGACCCGGAGAACGTCCACGACGACCGGCTCGCGGACGCCCGCGACGGCGGCCGGGTGAACCTCGAAGACGGGGAGCCCACCATCCACGGCGCGCGGAACTACTACGACGCCATCGACAACTCGCCCAACGGCGTCTTCGGCGATCAGACCGACGCGACCGCCGAGAAGGGCGAGCAGCTGTTCGAGGCCGCGACCGAGCAGCTCGTCGCCCTGCTCGAGTGGCTCGACGACCAGCCGTTCGACGGTCTCATGGCCGAACCGCACGTGGACCCACAGCCCGGCAGTCGGCGGTAA
- a CDS encoding acetate--CoA ligase family protein, with protein sequence MFGPLLTWNGGVLQPSMVSEQRPVCDLWNPADCTGTVDCPPRCPRFLDDAGRPHTVYSLGDCPTATAERARGLFDCLADDADALVALDGETPVGAAALEDGSRRVELGDDAAPSVGTELVRQLVAHERTAGASLAGADYPQDPDTTLDVSAPGVVVDRLVDAGLATNGVETGDDTVTVDLGGDAASRTTRPPVSRADYPVGDDFSALFEPDRVAVVGATDREGAIGRVVVENLRTSFEGSVVPVTSRADSVLGLHAVDDVADADADLVVVVLPADAAVDAVRRAGEAGVGTVAVLSAGFGESDDAGRRRERQLASVVDEHDLTLVGPNALGVCSTRRRMNASFAPTLPDAGGVSVLSHSGALVTATLDWADATGVGVRDVVSVGNGAGLDVPALLRYWGSDPETDVVLMYLEDLPSGRRFVEAARAVSRTTPIVVLKSGRTGHGAAAAASHTGALVGDDAGFQAAFDAAGVVRADSQQAAYDLVRSFATQPLPRGDAVAVVTNAGGPGVLATDAVDEAGLSLADLSDETRERLDAVLPDAASAANPVDVLGDATVDRFVDALDIVLADRAVDAAVVASTPHPLVDQAALVRAVGDAGRRYGTPVVTSLSGGPRPDGVTESLAAAGVPNFPDADRAARALASLTDYASRHRARRASPDPTARGSGESADAAVSFDDDLLGVEAMDVLREYGVRTPDGELARTPAEAATAVAELTGPFVLKVVSPDLAHKTEVGGVEVGVAADAVEGATADLLARVSEHAPDATLRGVLVQELVEEGVECLVGVTRHERFGPVVTFGLGGILVEHLDDVAHGLAPLSPADAERLLRRIDGASVLDGARGQESVDRDALVDALVGVSRLAADHPSLSELEVNPLMATPTGATAVDFQATADRDG encoded by the coding sequence GTGTTCGGCCCCCTGCTCACGTGGAACGGCGGCGTACTCCAGCCAAGCATGGTGTCCGAACAGCGACCGGTCTGTGACCTCTGGAACCCCGCGGACTGTACGGGGACGGTGGACTGTCCGCCACGGTGCCCGCGGTTCCTCGACGACGCGGGTCGGCCGCACACGGTGTACAGCCTCGGTGACTGCCCGACAGCCACCGCGGAGCGAGCACGGGGGCTGTTCGACTGTCTCGCCGACGACGCGGACGCCCTCGTCGCCCTCGACGGCGAGACGCCCGTCGGCGCTGCCGCGCTCGAAGACGGCTCGAGACGGGTCGAGCTGGGCGACGACGCCGCTCCGTCGGTCGGAACCGAACTCGTGAGACAGCTGGTCGCCCACGAGCGGACGGCCGGTGCGTCGCTCGCCGGGGCTGACTACCCCCAGGACCCCGATACGACGCTCGACGTGTCCGCCCCCGGCGTCGTGGTCGACCGGTTGGTCGACGCCGGGCTGGCGACCAACGGAGTCGAGACCGGGGACGACACGGTGACGGTCGACCTCGGGGGGGACGCGGCGAGCCGGACGACGCGCCCGCCGGTGAGCCGCGCCGACTATCCCGTCGGCGACGACTTCTCGGCGCTGTTCGAGCCTGACCGCGTCGCGGTCGTCGGCGCGACCGACCGCGAGGGAGCCATCGGCCGCGTCGTCGTCGAGAACCTCCGCACGTCGTTCGAGGGGTCGGTGGTCCCGGTCACGTCGCGGGCGGACTCCGTTCTCGGTCTCCACGCGGTCGACGACGTGGCCGACGCGGACGCCGACCTGGTCGTGGTCGTGCTCCCGGCCGACGCCGCCGTCGACGCGGTCCGGCGCGCGGGCGAGGCCGGTGTCGGGACCGTCGCCGTCCTCTCGGCCGGGTTCGGGGAGTCGGACGACGCGGGCCGGCGGCGGGAGCGACAGCTGGCGTCGGTCGTCGACGAGCACGACCTGACGCTGGTCGGGCCGAACGCCCTCGGCGTCTGCAGCACCCGCCGGCGGATGAACGCCAGCTTCGCGCCGACGCTCCCCGATGCCGGCGGCGTATCGGTCCTCAGCCACTCCGGCGCGCTCGTCACCGCGACGCTCGACTGGGCCGACGCGACGGGCGTCGGCGTCCGGGACGTGGTCTCGGTCGGAAATGGGGCCGGCCTCGACGTCCCCGCCCTGCTCCGGTACTGGGGGAGTGACCCGGAGACCGACGTCGTGCTCATGTACCTCGAGGACCTCCCGTCGGGGCGGCGCTTCGTCGAGGCCGCCAGGGCGGTGTCGCGGACGACGCCCATCGTCGTGCTGAAGTCGGGGCGGACGGGACACGGCGCGGCGGCGGCCGCCTCCCACACCGGCGCGTTGGTCGGCGACGACGCCGGGTTCCAGGCCGCGTTCGACGCCGCCGGCGTGGTCCGGGCCGACTCACAGCAGGCGGCCTACGACCTCGTCCGGTCGTTCGCGACGCAGCCCCTGCCCCGTGGCGACGCCGTCGCGGTGGTGACGAACGCCGGCGGCCCGGGTGTGCTGGCGACGGACGCGGTCGACGAGGCCGGGCTCTCCCTCGCGGACCTCTCTGACGAGACGCGGGAGCGCCTCGACGCGGTACTGCCGGACGCGGCCAGTGCCGCCAACCCCGTCGACGTGCTCGGTGACGCGACGGTCGACCGGTTCGTCGACGCGCTCGATATCGTGCTCGCCGACCGGGCCGTCGACGCGGCGGTCGTGGCCTCCACGCCGCACCCGCTCGTCGACCAGGCGGCCCTCGTCCGGGCGGTCGGCGACGCCGGACGGCGGTACGGCACGCCCGTCGTCACGAGCCTCTCCGGCGGGCCGCGCCCGGACGGCGTCACGGAGTCCCTCGCGGCGGCCGGGGTGCCGAACTTCCCCGACGCCGACCGTGCCGCCCGGGCGCTCGCCAGCCTGACCGACTACGCGTCGCGACACCGGGCACGACGTGCGTCGCCGGATCCGACGGCACGCGGGAGCGGCGAATCGGCCGACGCGGCGGTGTCGTTCGACGACGACCTCCTCGGCGTCGAGGCCATGGACGTCCTCCGCGAGTACGGGGTCCGGACCCCCGACGGCGAGCTCGCGAGGACGCCCGCCGAGGCGGCGACGGCGGTGGCGGAGCTGACCGGGCCGTTCGTGCTGAAGGTCGTCAGCCCCGACCTGGCGCACAAGACCGAGGTCGGTGGCGTCGAGGTCGGCGTCGCGGCCGACGCGGTCGAGGGTGCCACCGCCGACCTGCTCGCCAGGGTGTCCGAACACGCCCCCGACGCGACGCTCCGGGGCGTGCTGGTGCAGGAACTGGTCGAGGAGGGAGTCGAGTGCCTCGTCGGCGTCACCCGGCACGAACGGTTCGGTCCCGTCGTGACGTTCGGCCTCGGTGGCATCCTCGTGGAACATCTCGACGACGTGGCCCACGGACTGGCACCGCTGTCACCCGCCGACGCCGAGCGACTGCTCCGACGCATCGACGGCGCGTCGGTACTCGACGGCGCTCGCGGACAGGAGTCGGTCGACCGGGACGCGTTGGTGGACGCACTGGTCGGTGTCTCTCGACTGGCGGCCGACCACCCGAGCCTCTCCGAGCTGGAGGTGAACCCGTTGATGGCGACCCCGACGGGTGCGACCGCCGTGGACTTCCAGGCGACGGCGGACCGGGACGGCTGA
- a CDS encoding double zinc ribbon domain-containing protein — MSSDGGADATDCPSCGTRADAGDRFCSACGTALTADDGSTGTAADGSTARPGSGDGPADDGSPRPSDAERPLEQGDDDGRTNATDADESGLEPWQKRCPECGSVLVAQAVRCTDCGAHQPDVAGGGDDASEQEEPSRTHGAADTGPDGPESPPRGHDPGESHYDERPRRDRRHESRDRRQRRGRPRERRDRTTEAGDGEVQYERERRGEPVGPGREPPREAAGRYPEQPRRGPSRREPPRRSAADGNRSERLAERQAARRADTDTPYAPAVPSSRWWLGVLVPAVLTFLGAAIGIATDPTAIAAGTVPWIGDGGGLLELGVVLTPTLAPFALYFDRRYVTHEAGRTPSAAYYLVAVPYLNLVVTGLYLWWRQQWLSAA, encoded by the coding sequence ATGAGTAGTGACGGTGGTGCCGACGCGACGGACTGTCCGTCGTGTGGCACGCGGGCGGACGCCGGCGACCGGTTCTGCTCGGCCTGTGGCACGGCGCTCACCGCCGACGACGGGTCGACCGGAACGGCGGCCGACGGGTCGACCGCTCGGCCCGGCAGCGGCGACGGCCCCGCAGACGACGGGAGTCCCCGGCCATCCGACGCCGAGCGCCCGCTCGAGCAGGGTGACGACGACGGGCGGACGAACGCCACGGACGCCGACGAGTCGGGTCTGGAACCCTGGCAGAAGCGCTGTCCGGAGTGTGGTTCCGTGCTCGTCGCGCAGGCGGTCCGGTGCACCGATTGTGGCGCACACCAGCCGGACGTCGCCGGCGGCGGTGACGACGCGAGCGAGCAGGAGGAACCGTCGCGCACACACGGTGCAGCCGACACTGGCCCGGACGGGCCGGAGTCGCCCCCGCGGGGACACGACCCCGGCGAGAGCCACTATGACGAGCGGCCGCGACGCGACCGACGGCACGAGTCGCGCGACCGCCGCCAGCGTCGGGGCCGCCCACGGGAGCGCCGCGACCGAACGACCGAGGCCGGTGACGGCGAAGTCCAGTACGAACGGGAGCGACGGGGTGAACCGGTCGGCCCCGGGCGCGAGCCGCCACGGGAGGCCGCCGGACGCTATCCCGAGCAGCCCCGACGAGGACCGTCCCGGCGTGAGCCACCTCGTCGGTCGGCGGCGGACGGGAACCGGAGCGAGCGGCTGGCCGAGCGGCAGGCCGCCCGGCGGGCCGACACGGACACGCCGTACGCACCGGCCGTCCCGAGCAGCCGCTGGTGGCTCGGCGTGCTCGTCCCCGCAGTGCTGACGTTCCTCGGTGCCGCAATCGGGATCGCGACGGACCCGACCGCCATCGCCGCCGGGACGGTGCCGTGGATCGGCGACGGTGGCGGCCTGCTCGAACTCGGGGTGGTGCTGACGCCGACGCTCGCTCCCTTCGCCCTCTACTTCGACCGGCGGTACGTCACCCACGAGGCCGGTCGCACCCCCTCTGCCGCGTACTACCTCGTCGCGGTACCGTACCTGAACCTCGTCGTCACCGGGCTCTACCTCTGGTGGCGACAGCAGTGGCTCTCGGCGGCCTGA
- a CDS encoding acyl-CoA dehydrogenase family protein: MELLEESLVPEEARDVKAEAREFAAEHIEPNARECFQRGEYPWEILEAGQEAGLVAQDIPEEYGGRGLALSEILAMAEEFYRADAGIALTLQLASFGCEILYEYGDEDQKEEYLRPVAEGDQISGLAVSEPDTGSDLAGMEMTATKEGDEYVLDGEKYWIGNGVEGDWITVYARTGDDEDNRYGNHSIFIVPTDIDGYEAEHIPEKMGFRASKQAHITFDGARIPAENLVGHEGNGFMMLADFFNHGRIVVAGHGLGLAAAAIEEAWEFVHDREQFGRSIGDFQSVQHDLADMLLEFESARSLVWRACEKVESGENPGYWAAMAKTKATETATQNAELGMQLHGGRSVLDERRIARVYRDVRIPVIYEGANAIQRNLIYRQA; the protein is encoded by the coding sequence ATGGAACTGCTAGAGGAGAGCCTCGTTCCCGAGGAGGCCCGCGACGTGAAGGCCGAGGCCCGGGAGTTCGCCGCCGAGCACATCGAGCCGAACGCCAGGGAGTGCTTCCAGCGCGGCGAGTACCCCTGGGAGATACTCGAGGCCGGCCAGGAGGCCGGGCTGGTCGCCCAGGACATCCCCGAGGAGTACGGTGGTCGAGGGCTCGCGCTCTCGGAGATACTCGCGATGGCCGAGGAGTTCTACAGGGCCGACGCGGGCATCGCACTCACCCTCCAGCTCGCCAGCTTCGGCTGCGAGATACTCTACGAGTACGGCGACGAGGACCAGAAGGAGGAGTACCTCCGTCCCGTGGCGGAGGGCGACCAGATATCGGGGCTGGCGGTCTCGGAGCCCGACACCGGCAGCGACCTCGCCGGGATGGAGATGACGGCGACGAAGGAGGGCGACGAGTACGTCCTCGACGGCGAGAAGTACTGGATCGGCAACGGCGTCGAGGGCGACTGGATCACCGTCTACGCCCGGACCGGCGACGACGAGGACAACCGCTACGGCAACCACTCGATCTTCATCGTCCCCACCGACATCGACGGCTACGAGGCCGAGCACATCCCCGAGAAGATGGGCTTCCGTGCGTCGAAGCAGGCACACATCACCTTCGACGGTGCGCGCATCCCGGCGGAGAACCTCGTCGGCCACGAGGGGAACGGCTTCATGATGCTCGCGGACTTCTTCAACCACGGCCGCATCGTCGTCGCGGGCCACGGCCTCGGGCTGGCGGCCGCCGCCATCGAGGAGGCCTGGGAGTTCGTGCACGACCGCGAGCAGTTCGGGCGCTCCATCGGTGACTTCCAGTCCGTCCAGCACGACCTCGCCGACATGCTCCTCGAGTTCGAGTCCGCCCGGTCGCTCGTCTGGCGGGCCTGCGAGAAGGTCGAAAGCGGCGAAAATCCCGGCTACTGGGCCGCGATGGCGAAGACGAAGGCGACCGAGACCGCCACCCAGAACGCCGAGCTGGGGATGCAGCTCCACGGCGGTCGCTCCGTGCTCGACGAGCGTCGCATCGCCAGGGTGTACCGCGACGTGCGCATCCCCGTCATCTACGAGGGCGCGAACGCCATCCAGCGCAACCTCATCTACCGGCAGGCCTGA
- a CDS encoding hybrid sensor histidine kinase/response regulator, whose product MTATKRVLIISNDAQLRASLAAPLQWSYPNVEVLTAAGFTGVIEHLADGDLDCIVSDMATIDAAPAVLQATRERHPDIPLLVLTEYEAERGSGAAVMEVVDFLDGVGDAGSDDAFAAWVANSVVRNPTDAAPPGGNRPEDLVRDVKRALVDASSPMDIEQAVCEQLTLGGRYTFAWIGEYDRREGQVVPWVSASATEDWPVSVTFPVGRGGGQQTVIERALRTREPQVVNDIDAHSAAVPWRSAATERDCNAVVVAPLYSDDELYGVLGVYSDDPGGFSEMEVSALWEIAGSVSHVLDTIAIRGRIDQQERVLRRYERLVETVGDGMYALDADGHFMTVNNAMRSMTGYSREGLLGEHISIVLDGADVERGAEHIRELLAEDRMEGETEEVTVHTKDGRSYPCEVQFALLPYDDDEEFRGTVGVMRDITERKQRERELQRQNERLDAFASIVSHDLRNPLGVSQGYLELAMESADEEVRGSLEHVADGLERMEDIVADVLAIARQGQTVTETESMELESLVREAWANVETPAATLTVAGSGRVEADRSRLLRAFENLFRNAIEHGGDDVTVEVGLLYEEPEHTVDTGGFQFPEEAGTGVEHVEAETPTMVGFYVADDGEGMPKEVRENAFDSDFSTSDEGLGIGLWVVREVASAHGWTTRVVESESGGARFEFSDVESP is encoded by the coding sequence ATGACGGCCACGAAACGGGTTCTCATCATCAGCAACGACGCGCAGTTGCGCGCCAGTCTCGCCGCTCCCCTGCAGTGGTCCTATCCGAACGTCGAGGTGCTCACCGCCGCGGGCTTCACCGGCGTCATCGAACACCTCGCCGACGGCGACCTCGACTGCATCGTCAGCGACATGGCGACCATCGACGCCGCCCCCGCGGTACTCCAGGCGACCCGCGAGCGCCACCCCGACATCCCCCTGCTCGTGCTCACCGAGTACGAGGCCGAACGCGGCAGCGGCGCGGCCGTGATGGAGGTCGTCGACTTCCTCGACGGCGTCGGCGACGCCGGCTCGGACGACGCGTTCGCCGCCTGGGTCGCCAACTCCGTCGTCCGCAACCCGACCGACGCCGCGCCGCCCGGCGGGAACCGCCCCGAGGACCTCGTCCGCGACGTGAAACGCGCCCTCGTCGACGCCTCGTCGCCGATGGACATCGAGCAGGCCGTCTGCGAGCAGCTCACCCTCGGCGGCCGCTACACGTTCGCGTGGATCGGCGAGTACGACAGGCGCGAGGGACAGGTCGTCCCGTGGGTGTCCGCGAGTGCGACGGAGGACTGGCCGGTGAGCGTCACGTTCCCCGTCGGCCGCGGCGGCGGCCAGCAGACCGTCATCGAGCGTGCCCTGCGGACCCGCGAGCCACAGGTCGTCAACGACATCGACGCACACAGCGCCGCCGTCCCGTGGCGTTCGGCGGCGACCGAGCGCGACTGCAATGCCGTCGTCGTCGCGCCGCTGTACTCCGACGACGAACTGTACGGCGTCCTCGGCGTCTACTCGGACGACCCCGGCGGCTTCTCGGAGATGGAGGTCAGCGCGCTCTGGGAGATCGCCGGCAGCGTCTCGCACGTCCTCGACACCATCGCCATCCGCGGCCGCATCGACCAGCAGGAACGCGTGCTCAGACGGTACGAGCGGCTCGTCGAGACCGTCGGCGACGGCATGTACGCCCTCGACGCGGACGGCCACTTCATGACGGTCAACAACGCCATGCGGTCGATGACCGGCTACAGCCGTGAGGGCCTGCTCGGCGAGCACATCTCCATCGTCCTCGACGGGGCGGACGTCGAGCGTGGCGCGGAGCACATCCGTGAGCTGCTCGCCGAGGACCGGATGGAGGGCGAGACGGAGGAGGTGACGGTCCACACGAAGGACGGCCGGAGCTACCCCTGCGAGGTCCAGTTCGCCCTGCTCCCCTACGACGACGACGAGGAGTTCCGCGGCACCGTCGGCGTCATGCGCGACATCACCGAGCGGAAGCAGCGCGAACGCGAGCTCCAGCGCCAGAACGAGCGCCTCGACGCGTTCGCCAGCATCGTCAGCCACGACCTCCGCAACCCGCTCGGCGTCTCGCAGGGCTACCTCGAGCTGGCGATGGAGAGCGCCGACGAGGAGGTCCGGGGCTCGCTCGAGCACGTCGCCGACGGCCTCGAACGGATGGAGGACATCGTCGCCGACGTGCTCGCCATCGCCAGACAGGGCCAGACGGTGACCGAGACCGAGTCGATGGAGCTCGAATCCCTGGTCCGCGAGGCCTGGGCGAACGTCGAGACGCCCGCGGCGACGCTCACCGTCGCTGGCTCCGGCCGGGTCGAGGCGGACCGCTCGCGACTCCTTCGCGCGTTCGAGAACCTGTTCCGCAACGCCATCGAGCACGGCGGCGACGACGTGACCGTGGAGGTCGGCCTGCTGTACGAGGAGCCCGAGCACACCGTCGACACCGGCGGGTTCCAGTTCCCGGAGGAAGCAGGCACCGGTGTCGAACACGTCGAGGCGGAGACGCCGACGATGGTCGGGTTCTACGTCGCCGACGACGGCGAGGGGATGCCGAAGGAGGTGCGGGAGAACGCGTTCGACTCGGACTTCTCGACGTCGGACGAGGGACTCGGCATCGGGCTGTGGGTCGTCAGAGAAGTTGCGAGTGCACACGGCTGGACGACGCGGGTCGTCGAGAGCGAGTCCGGTGGGGCCAGGTTCGAGTTCTCGGACGTTGAGTCGCCCTGA